Part of the Nicotiana tabacum cultivar K326 chromosome 20, ASM71507v2, whole genome shotgun sequence genome, gtaacacataacaatcaatcgttcatataaacaacacgtatagagtcccgaatgacttcagacaaatttgttcaaacactgggaacttatgtgaattaaactcgtttgacgactaatctaattgatgagcacgtatatcacagggtatattcagaacacaaacagaagacaaatggccaaataaaaaggcctttaacagagatggaagaaatccgaatgaaaaataacaaaataacaaacaaacacaaagaaatatgctgacaacttaattagaaataaaacaaaagaaaggaaaacttaccaaaaagagtttgaaatcaaaatgacccaaatcagattcaacttcgaacctttgaggccgaacaaactttaatcagggtgttctcacatgagaacaccttgattaaggtctattagacctcaaacccttgtcaaggcCAGCcagattccccaggtgcatgtgttctaaggtctggatttccagatctgatttttagggagttgtgggtagactcggaccaaaccaagcttggtttggtcacgaggaaggtcaggggagtgtctggtatgaagatggggtggtttggcatagatcgagttttgtctcgaatcttcaaatccagattcgagacgataggaggtgattcgaggttcgtggttagtggattcgtgttcagggtggttggatgctttaagggtgtgaagggggtggtcaccggcgttcatgccgccgggttttggtggaagggaaactagggcggcgttagggtttgggggtttcagggttcggggaaggagacgagtgaggggtggggttcggatagggggcgtggggtgtaagggaaggtttatatatggtgaggttgatcggatctgagccgttagatcagatgatctcaacggcttagatctgatgctgagaaatgggacggggtcgtttgatagttaaacggggtcgtttggtttaagtgaggggttgggtcggattggttattgggtcgggtttgaacatgggttactgaaagaggtcctgagccgttggattggcctggacggacggctcagatcgaacgccctatacggcgtcgttttgggggcgtgcctgggcaggcctggtttggactgggtcttgccttggctttgggcctcattttggggcccaatccgattttcccttttcttctttttccttttgttttttttcaaatcaacaaattaaactaacaattcctaaaaattgtaaaaattaaaataaacttacacacatattggttaacacctataacaattaacacacaattttaacatatatttttgatttttttttctttttggagtaactgaagcaaaaatcacgtgcttacagtcccgacttggttaatatcttttcactcgtgtgatttatatttctttttattaatttgtttaatttcttttacGCCGTTGTAGAATATAATATTGATgaatctatactctagccatctttcatattttcttaattcatcaccctttaaagtATAAAAATGTCTAGAAAAATTTGCTAAGTCATATAAAAGTATGTATGTTACTCCATTCTAtttctactagtgacttttatatgatatttaaaataataccgaaaattaaccgaaccgtaccgataccgaagagaaactgATATGATTGGGAcagtttcgaaaagtctaattttaattatactagtattagtacccgtgcGATGCACAGATAAATCATTTCAAATTGCGATgtatgttgtttgaatcatgtacaaataaccttaaaatatatatatatatatatctcagataaaaattatataacatgagaatttaattatgaagcaggatatgaaattattgatcaaatctcgtagtagacaaccaatctttttaacatatatttgtagcaacctaaCCCCTTAATTTTAGTACTTGCATTACGTTCCGTTGtcgatattaaagaatactaaacatgtcataTTGTGATCCGTCTTGTTCGagcacattagatcatattattttaacaaaattcttacaaTCGCTTTATTTTTATCAGGaagtcaaatatgtcttattcatcacatcatttctacgtaaattctttttctttttgttcttctcttatagttattatattatttaatatttcatattatcatactatcatataatttttattagcttatgattaaattaatgtcttgcttattatcctttaattagtatgtgataaaagtaaatattttattctcgaaatttgaatatttttatgctttcataatattttaatcatttaaatttgtcagtaatatttttaaatataatttaattgattgattttataatatttttaaatataatttacttaattgATTTTATCTATATTAatattaatttaaagtataagtatcctcacactacctctattttctttttaatatacatTTTCTTCCCTACTAtaaatgttaattagttttatattaatattttacatATAACCAAAATAGTgtcatattttgttttaaattgtaacttttaattagtctaaaatattaatacataagttatttgattatcatATTCCAAATGTATTAAGTTCTTTTATAATcaattttgtattagatgcagttaaatttttttttctttttagctataagataaaatttaattttaattttcattattaagattaccaatattagaaatttatttaatcatagaaaaaaaaattcttaatgaacacattatttctaaatattgtaataatatttttactatcattttaattctttacgtaatatattttaaaaaaaatcatctcaaactcaaataattcttatcattttattttctaaacaagatcatattttcaaaaaattatgctatgcattcaaattcaaactaactgcactcgattcagatattaatcataagtctaaaatattaatacataagttatttgattatcatgttccGAATGTATTTGAGTTCGGGCGCATGATTAGCAAGGTTAGCTAACATACGCCATCGACCATGGCTAGACAACGGAAGAAGCTCCCATCGCCATTGTGAGAGAATGATAATGATGCAAGTTTAGTAACACTAGCTCAAGTACAAATAGGATGGTGGTTAACTGGTATGGGTAGTGCCCCTACAGTGTTTCAAAACCCAGCTCAAGGTGAGAAGATAGTAACGCCAGATACTGGGTTTCAACAGGAATTGAGGCCTATGACGTTTGGAAGCTTCCTACCACAAAAATTTCAACCAATCGTGGAGGAAAGTGAGAATGAAAAGGGGGAATCTGCAGTGAAACCTGCTATGAAGGAAAACACTGAAGTAGTTCATCGCAGACTGAATTTCTCAGCAACAGGGAATGTGCAACCTACCAGAGAAATTGGGAACAAAGAGGAGGAAGCAATACCAGCTAGGTATCACAATAGGAGTTCTCAAAAGGGTAAGGCATTGAATTACATACCCCCTATTATTCGCGATGGCACTGTTGTAGTGTAATTGATGATGAAGAAACAAAAGAACATGAGAATTACTGGAGTACATCCCTAATTGGCTATGTTTTGGGGGATAATCCATATGAGAAAGCGATGGAAAATTACATTGCAAATGTCTCGGATTTTGCTGACCAACCTCAAATCCTTTATCATGATGAAGGATATTTTGTGTTTAGATTCCAAAATATGGTAGATAGGGACCTAGTTTTTCATAATGGTCCATATACATACCACAATAAACCTCTTATTCTGCAGTGTTGGAGTGTGGATTTCAAATTTGACCCAAGCTGTATGAGTAAAATTCCACTATGGGTCAAATTTCCAGGTCTACCATTGAGATTCTAGGCCACAGATGTATTGAGCAAATTAGGCAGTGCAGTGGACAAACCTCTGTACACTGATAAATTTACTACTGAGTTAGAGAAGATATCATTTGCACGAGTACTTGTTGAAGCTGATATATCCCGACCCCTGCCAGACAGTGTGAATCTCCAAACTTCTAGAGGGATAATCAATCAACAAATTGAGTACGATTGGAAACCAAAGTTTTGCTGTGATTGTGTAAGGTTTGGTCATAACTCTGAAGACTGTTGGTTGAAGAACAAGCAGGAAGGGGGAGAAGAAATTAGGAAGCAACCACAGAAACAGAAGAACAAGAACAAGGAGAACTTAAAATGGGTACCAAAGGTGAATAGAGGAGAAGATGATGAGAATGCTGGGATGCAAGTAGAGAAAAATACTCATACCAATCCTGTACCAAATGGAATGGGAACTGAAGCACCCAAACAAAATGTAGCTGCTGAGGGCACTCAAGGAGAGATGGGGAATGATGAAGGGACAAAGTATGTTAACAAAGGAAAAGTTATAGAGACATCTATAGTTTTTACTTTTGCCAATAGATTTAAGGTCCTACAGATGAATGATCCACAAACACTCCAAGGGGACGCTGACCCATCCAGCTTCACCCAGAAATGAACCTTTGTACTTGGAATATAAGGGGGATAAATAAGCCCCACAAACAGAAGGAGCTTAGGCTTTTTCTGAGGAAGTATAAGGTGGATGTAATGGGATGTTTGGAGACAAGAGTAAAGGAGAGAAAATCTGCTAGAATTATCAGTCAAGTAGCAAGGGAATGGAATGTATGCTGCAATTACAATGCACATCCAAATGGTAGGATTTGGCTATTATGGAAAGGGAATGTAAATGTCCAGATTATACAGATTGAGGATCAGTTTATTCACTATGAAGTGCAGGAGCCAAATTCTAACTTTAGAACTACAGTAACCATGATATATGTGAGTAATAATAGCAACCAGAGAAGTCAATTGTGGAGGACACTTATTCAGttagggagtacaattcaagatTGCTGGTTATTATGTAGTGACAATGTTTTGTACACGGATGACAGAATTGGAACCCCAGTTACACAAGGTGAGACACAAGGATTGCAAGATTTACTAAACACATTGCAACTTACCCAATTGAAAAGTTTGGGGTGGTATTATACTTGGTGTAATAAGCAAGAACCTGATAAAAGAGTTTACAGCAAGATTGACTGGGCATTTGGGAATTTCGATTGGCTGCAACAATATGGTCATATTGAAGCTGAGTTCTTAAATCCAGAGGTGTCTGATAACACTTGGATCAAGATCTGATAGAGCAGGAAAGAAGGGCCTTGGCAGAGGTTGAAAAATAGAGCAATATAGAGGAACAAGTACTTAAACAGAAGTCCAGAGCTGATTGGATCACATGTGGTGATTCAAACTCAAAGTACTTTCATGCTCAATGGAAGATAAGGACTAGTAGGAATGCAATCACAGCTATCTATAGAGAGGATGGAACAAAAGTGACAGATCCTATACAACTGGAGAATGAGTTCATCTCCTTTTTTACTAAACTCATGGGGGAAAGAGGCAGTATTCACAGGTGTCCAAACACAGAAGTTATTCAACAAGGTCCATGCCTCACTTTAAGTCAGAAAGAGAATCTCATTCAGGAGATTACATTAGTGGAGATCCAAATTGCAATAAAGGATATGTCTCATGAAAAGGCCCCTGGGGTGGATGGATTTCCAGTTGAGTTTTATACTAAACATTGGCAGGAAATGGGTGATGATGTTTGTGATGTTGTCAAGCAATTTTTTGCAACTGGGAAGATGCACAAAGGGATTAGTAGTACTGCAGTGACACTAATTCCTAAAGTGCGGAATCCTAGTTATGTCAAGGACTATAGACCAATAGCATGCTGCACAACCTTATACAAGATCATTACAAAGGTCATCACAGCAAGAATAAAGAGAATAATTGGAGGTCTGGTAGAGGAATCACAACCAGCTTTTATTGAGGGCAGAGGTATCACAGATAATATTCTCTTTATACATGAATTGTTTAAAGGCTACAATAGGAAAGGTATCTCTCCAAGATATGTCCTGAAAGTTGATCTGAGGAAAGCTTATGACACCTTAGAATGGACATTCCTGGAGAGAGTGCTATTGGACTTGGGATTCGCTTATAAATTTACAAGGTGGATTATGGAATGTATCTCTTCAGTAACATATTCTCTAAACATAAATGGGGGTCTGACTAAACCATTTAAAGGAAGAAGGGGGATAAGACAAGGTGACCCCATGTCACCTTATCTTTTTGTCTTGGCAATTGAATACCTTCAAAGGGAATTTTCTCAGATGATGAAGAATAAAATGTTCAAGTTCCATCCCAGATGCCAAAAACTTGGAGTGGTGCATGTTTGTTTTGCTGACGACCTTCTCATGTTTTGCAGGGCTGACTTACAATCCATCACATTGTTAAGACAAACTTTTCAAAAGTTTTCTGAAGCTTCCGGTCTTCAAGCAAATGCAGAGAAAAGTGCAGCTTACCTAGCAGGTGTCTCAGTGAACCAGAAATAGGATATACTACAAGAACTGGGGTTCCCTGAAGGTACACTTCCATTCAAATATTTGGGGGTACCTTTGGCAGCCAGGAAGCTTACAGTTATTCAATGCTGGCCACTAGTGGAGAGGATTACTCAGAGGATCAACTGTTGGACAGTACGACTCTTATCTTATGCATGACGAGTTCAACTGGTAAAGTCAGTTTTGTTGGGAATACAGTCCTACTGGGCACAAACCTTCCTACTACCAAAAAAGGTGATGAATATGGTAGAAGCTATTTGCAGATCATTTTTATGGACTGGTTCATCAACAGTTTCAAAAAAGGCCTTGGTCTCTTGGGAAAAAGTCTGTTTACCACAAGTAGCAGGGGGTTTAAATGTAATGAACTTGGTATTTTGGAACAGAGCTGTAGTGACAAAACACCTCTGGGCAGTGGCTAAAAAGAAGGACTGCTTATGGATCAAATGAATCCATACCTTCTACATAAAGCATCACACACTCGAACATATGCCAATACCCAAGAATGCAGCTTGGGTAGTCAGGAAAATTTTGGAGTCAAGGAAGCTCATTGGGGATGTTCAAAGTATTCAAGGAAACCTGTTGAATAGGTTGGATCAATTACAGAATGACAACTCTTTTAGTATTAGGAAACTTTACAGGCTACAATTCCCCCAGCTGCCAAAGGTTCCATGGAAAGGCATAGTATTGCAGCCAAGATTGCATCCCAGATTCAAATTCATTCTGTGGTTAGCACTACAGAGAAGATTAGCAACAGTTGACAGGCTACTAAAGTTTGGTGTTCAAATAGATCAACAATGTGCATTCTGTAAGCTAGCTGGTGAAATATTCGACCATTTATTCTTTGAATGCTATGTAACAAAGGAAGTGTGGTCGAGACTCTTGATATGGTTAAGACATTGCAGACCTATTCAAGGTTGGCAACGAGAGGTGGAATGGATAAGTCATTATGCCACAAGAAAAAGTGGACAATGGGAAATTGTTACCTGTGTCTTTGGCATGATGGTTTATACTATATGGAGGGATAGGAACAAAGTTCGATTCCAGGGAGGTGCAGTAAATGTGAACAGCATATGCAGGGAAATAACAATTCATATACAACACTGGCAGGGAGCACTCTCAACACTCAACAGATACCCATAAAGGATAGATAAGTTCTTGATGTATAGTTAGCCTTGATGTATTTCAATTAGCTGTTAGTCTAGTTAGTTACTTAGACTTCAGTGGTGAATTCACTGAATCTATAGATAGAAGACATGTAATGAGGAGTAGATGGTCTGCGTCTACATGATCTGTAAATTTCTTTGGAATGAAATAGAAATTGGAATGGAAAAAaaatgtattgagttctcttataattaattttgtattagatgcagttaaattttgttcttttttagctataagataaaatttaatttttaattttcattattaaggttaccaatattagaaatttattttgtatttttaaaattttatttattcatagaaaaaaaattcttaattttttgaTCACATTATTTCTAattattgtaataatatttttactgtcATTTTAATCGTTTacgtaatattttcaaaaaataatctcatcttaaactcaaataattcttatcattttattttctaaactggaccgcattttcaaataattatgctatgcattcaaacttaaactaactgcactcgattcagatattaatcagagaaaaatattttcttaattgcttgaacatattatatctaaatgttgtagtaatattttcactGACATTTTACTcttttacataattttttttctttttattttaagatacaaatttaatttttataaaattacctatattagaaatttattttataatttaaaatgttattttattattgttttattttttgataaataagacttcaatttcATGGTATTATTCATAATTTGAGCATTCGCAAcatagttttaagaactttctaatctcaaattcaaatagtcttttcttttcatttctaatagtaaatttctaatatttttaatctaatatatagtcttattacgttttatgtggcttttcattaacttgtaactttatttaatatcattatcaactacttttctttaataatataagataaatatataattgtttaattataaataaatatttattttgttttaaaaatattgctcgaaaattttaaattatttaaaatttaataatatttttaagtattgtatatttaatttattttattttctaaacttatgatttataaatgtccttatattatctctaatttatttttattgttcgatatttttagtttttgattttactattagacttgagttgtgtggacttatattatgacttttcttatcataatataaaaaactttctcatctcaaatttaaataagttttatacTTTTcctataataattttttttagtttttttctttttattctttattattgattttatattattcaatactTAATATTATTACATTTTCATGTGTATTTTTATTAGCCagtttgaatttaatatctatttttacCACACTcgttctaatataatatagataaaaattaaaatactttctcatctcaaaatcaaataatttttatcattctattttcttaattggaccatattttgaaaaaattatggtatgctttcaaacttaaactaactacactcaattcaaatattaatcatagaaaaatattttcttaattgtttgaatacattatatctaaatattgttgtaatatttacatataaaatattcgtttgcacgatttattaatattaatatgaatttatttttcttgttattaaaatatgttttgttgattatttaatttttctcttaccttataattaatttgtatactttatgtaagatcttattttgttgcttgaatttatttagtttttaaactcaataaatctttaatatcttaagtaatttttagttttattttatattttaacttactccaaagtataaatagtcataagttatctcaatttacgtctttatatatatattttttctattatagtttttaattaatttttcacctccatatttctagctaacatagaagaaaatctatgagtagatcaatatatagatatagatattgatacaaatatacatataaattaaaatatagatatatagattagatttttctagatctatttagattatgtataagattcattaaactacctccattaattatgtttctatatataatttctaattattaatgttgtcctaaaattgccaagtggcttcattttagcttgccagttggcttaaccacaatgcatattactctccttttaatataactagtattagtacccgcgcgatgcgcgaacACAAATTATGTCAAATTGTAAtctatattttttgaattatgtgcaaataaccttaaaatataaacctttcatataaaaattatataacattagatattaattttgaagcaagatatgaaattattattcaaatctcgtagtagacaacttttattttatttgtagcaACCTAATCCCTTGATTTTACTACTTGTATTTCGTTTCGgtgtcaatattaaaaaatactaaatatgtcATGTTGTGATCTGTGTTGTTTGAGCACattatatcatattattttaagaaaattcttATTATCACTTTGTTTTTGACTGAaagtcaaatatgtcttattcatcacatcattttatgcaaattcttttttatttttgttcttttcttatagttattgtattatttattatttaatattattatactatcatataattttttattagcttaataatttaattaatatcttgcttattatctttttaatagtctttaataaatataaatattttattcttaaaatttggtatatttttatgcttGTATCCTCTTATTCagaattttttaattatttaaatttatcagtaatatttttaaatataatttaattatttaatttatttatttttcaattaatttaaagtataaatcaCACTACCTTTATTTTTTATACATCTCTTTcctactatattttaaatagtttttatattaatattttacctataaccaaaataatatcatattttattttaaattgtaactttgaattagtctaaaatattaatacataagttatttgattattaCGTTCCAAatatattgagttctcttataattatttttgaattagatgcagttaaattttcttttctttttagctttaagatacaaatttaatttttaattatcattagtaaaattacctatattagaaattagtttatatttttagaattttaatttaatcatagaaaaatatttcttaattgtttgaacacattatatctaaatattgtagtaatatttttactgttttatttctttacatgaaattttcaaataataaaattatgaaataaaaaaatctcatcttaaatttaaataattcttatcattctaAGTTGTAAATTGGACCgcattttcaaaatattatgctatgctttcaaacttaaactaattgcactcaattcagatattaatcataggaaaatattttcttaattgtttgaacacattatatctaaatattgtagtaatattttcactatcattttatttctttacgtaaatttttttcttttttagttttaagattcaaatttaatttctaattttcattagtacctatattatgtatttttaaatatgtatttgtttttttttttcataaataagacttcaatttcgtggtattctccatagtttgagcattctcaacatagttttaagaactttctaatctcaaattcatatagtctttccctttctttgtaatagtaaatttttaaaaatttaatataattttgctcttttttaatctaatatatacttttattacgttttatgtggcttttcattaatttgtaactttatttaatatcattatcactACTATTCtttatataatatagataaatatatataaatttttgtaatcataaaataaatatttattttgttttaaaaatatttcttgaaaattaaattttttttaggttttgataatatttttaagtattgtatatttacatttattttattttttaaacttataattTACAAATTtcctcacattatctctaatttatttttattattcaatattttagtttttgattttatctattagacttgagttatgtggacttatccatattatgatttttcttatcataatataaaaaactttctcatctcaaatttaaataagttttacccttttctctataataaaaaatctgaatttttttctCCATTTATTACTATTCtttatataatatagataaatatatataaatttttgtaatcataaaataaatatttattttgttttaaaaatatttctcgaaaattttaaattttttaagttttaataatatttttaagtattgtatatttacatttattttattttcttaacttatgatttacaaatttcctcacattatctctaatttatttttattattcaatattttagtttttgaatttATCTATTAGATTTGAGTTATGTGGAATTatccatattatgacttttctcatcataatataaaaaactttctcatctcaaatttaaataaattttacccttttttctatgataaaaatctgaatttttattttttctctatttattaatatatataatttttgtaatcataaaataaatatttattttgttttcaaaatatttctcgaaaattttaaattttttaaatattgtatatttacatttattttattttctaaacttatgatttataaattttctcacattatctctaatttatttttattatttaatattttagtttttgattttatctattagacttgagttatgtggacttattcatattatgacttttcttatcataatataaaaaaaattctcatctcaaatttaaataagttttacccttttctctatgataaaaaatctgaattaattttttctctatttattctttatttttaatattatattattcaataactaatattattacattatcatgtgaatttttattagcttgtttgaatttaatatctatttctactacactcattctaatataatattgataaaaatttaaaaactttctcatctcaaattcaaataatttttatcattctattttctaatttggaccgcattttaataaagtatgttatgctttcaaatttaaactaactgcactcaattcaaatattaatcatagaaaaatattttcttaattatttgaacacattatatctaaatattgcagtaatatttacgtataaaatattcgtttgcatgatttatcaatattaatatgactttgttattcttgttattaaactattttttcatgattattttttttaccttataaataatttgtatactttatgtaagatcttaatTTGCTGattgaatttatttaatttttaaactcaataaatttttaatatcataagtaaattttagttttattttatagctCCAAAGTACAAATAGTCATAGCTTATCTCAATTTatgtctttctatattttttttattttttattttagttttaattaattttttacctccatatttctagttAATATAGGAGAAAATTTAtgagtgaatatatatatatatatatatatatatatatatatatatatatatatatatatatatatatatatatacaaatatacatataaatataaatatagatataaagattggatttgtctaagatctatttggattatgtataagatttattaaactactttcattaattatgttttcatttataatttttaattattaatgttgtcctaaaattgccaagtgacttcattttagcttgtcacttaggttaaccacaatgcatactactctccttttaatataatataaat contains:
- the LOC142174206 gene encoding uncharacterized protein LOC142174206; amino-acid sequence: MNLCTWNIRGINKPHKQKELRLFLRKYKVDVMGCLETRVKERKSARIISQVAREWNVCCNYNAHPNGRIWLLWKGNVNVQIIQIEDQFIHYEVQEPNSNFRTTVTMIYVSNNSNQRSQLWRTLIQLGSTIQDCWLLCSDNVLYTDDRIGTPVTQGETQGLQDLLNTLQLTQLKSLGWYYTWCNKQEPDKRVYSKIDWAFGNFDWLQQYGHIEAEFLNPEVSDNTWIKI
- the LOC107775630 gene encoding uncharacterized protein LOC107775630; the protein is MPIPKNAAWVVRKILESRKLIGDVQSIQGNLLNRLDQLQNDNSFSIRKLYRLQFPQLPKVPWKGIVLQPRLHPRFKFILWLALQRRLATVDRLLKFGVQIDQQCAFCKLAGEIFDHLFFECYVTKEVWSRLLIWLRHCRPIQGWQREVEWISHYATRKSGQWEIVTCVFGMMVYTIWRDRNKVRFQGGAVNVNSICREITIHIQHWQGALSTLNRYP